From Ficedula albicollis isolate OC2 chromosome 5, FicAlb1.5, whole genome shotgun sequence, one genomic window encodes:
- the FOXA1 gene encoding hepatocyte nuclear factor 3-alpha produces the protein MLGTVKMEGHETSDWNSYYADTQEAYSSVPVSNMNSGLGSMNTMNTYMTMNTMTTSGNMTSSSFNMSYANTGLGAGLSPGAVAGMPAGSAGPVNGMPAGVAAMGTALSPGGINAMSAQPAPMNGLSPYGGMNPCMSPMAYTQSNLGRTRDAKSFKRTYPHAKPPYSYISLITMAIQQAPSKMLTLSEIYQWIMDLFPYYRQNQQRWQNSIRHSLSFNDCFVKVARSPDKPGKGSYWTLHPDSGNMFENGCYLRRQKRFKCEKPANSKATQEGRKDQAGASSSSSNSPLHRGHNKPAQLDTATSLSSSNPSTSPQSMDHSGSSTELKTSASAASSTISSVPTLASVPHPPHSLAHEPQLHLKGDPHYSFNHPFSINNLMSSSEQQHKLDFKAYEQALQYSSYGASIPGGLPLGSASMAGRSSIEPSALEPSYYQGVYSRPVLNTS, from the exons GCCTACTCCTCGGTGCCCGTGAGCAACATGAACTCGGGGCTGGGCTCCATGAACACCATGAACACCTACATGACCATGAACACCATGACGACAAGCGGCAACATGACCTCCAGCTCCTTCAACATGTCCTACGCCAAcacggggctgggggctgggctgagTCCCGGCGCGGTGGCCGGCATGCCGGCAGGCTCTGCGGGGCCCGTGAACGGCATGCCGGcc ggcgtGGCCGCCATGGGCACGGCGCTGAGCCCCGGGGGCATCAACGCCATGTCTGCCCAGCCGGCCCCCATGAACGGGCTGAGCCCCTACGGCGGCATGAACCCCTGCATGAGCCCCATGGCCTACACCCAGTCCAACCTCGGCAGGACGCGGGACGCTAAGTCCTTCAAGCGGACCTACCCCCACGCCAAGCCGCCCTACTCCTACATCTCCCTCATCACCATGGCCATCCAGCAGGCACCCAGCAAGATGCTGACGCTGAGTGAGATCTACCAGTGGATCATGGACCTTTTCCCCTACTACCGACAGAACCAGCAGCGCTGGCAGAACAGCATCCGCCACTCGCTCTCTTTCAATGACTGTTTCGTCAAGGTTGCCCGCTCCCCCGACAAGCCCGGCAAGGGCTCCTATTGGACCCTGCACCCCGACTCCGGCAACATGTTTGAAAATGGCTGTTACCTCCGCCGGCAAAAGCGCTTCAAGTGCGAGAAGCCGGCGAACAGTAAAGCCACTCAGGAGGGCAGGAAAGATCAGGCCGGGGCCTCCAGTTCAAGCTCCAACTCCCCCCTGCACAGAGGCCACAACAAACCTGCGCAGCTGGACACGGCCACCTCTCTGTCCAGCTCCAACCCGTCCACCAGCCCCCAGTCTATGGACCACAGTGGATCAAGCACGGAGCTAAAGACCTCGGCCTCGGCCGCCTCCTCCACCATCAGCTCTGTACCCACCTTGGCCTCCGTCCCACACCCCCCTCACTCATTAGCCCACGAACCCCAGCTCCACCTCAAGGGTGATCCCCACTACTCCTTCAACCACCCCTTTTCCATCAACAACCTCATGTCCTCCTcggagcagcagcacaagctggACTTCAAAGCCTACGAGCAGGCGCTGCAATATTCCTCTTACGGGGCCAGCATCCCCGGCGGGCTGCCCCTGGGCAGCGCCTCCATGGCTGGCCGGAGCAGCATCGAGCCCTCGGCCCTAGAGCCCTCCTACTACCAAGGTGTGTATTCCAGACCCGTGCTAAACACCTCCTAG